In a genomic window of Saccharothrix sp. HUAS TT1:
- a CDS encoding HNH endonuclease: protein MPDRQPTPIGALVNAGIASSVPSGQKQLAVTTVHAVADGRGAGPAPVVLPWGRRKVLLLNATFEPLTALPLRRAVVLVVCGKAEVVHGDPAGAVVHSSTSAVVVPSVIRLANYVRVPYRGRVPLTRAGLMHRDRYRCAYCGGRAETIDHVVPRSRGGPHSWTNCVACCAKCNHRKADKLLSELGWRLRVVPNAPRGPHWRLLAGVTEADPLWLPYLGEPAA from the coding sequence GTGCCAGACCGACAACCCACCCCGATCGGCGCCCTGGTGAACGCCGGGATCGCGTCGTCGGTCCCGTCCGGCCAAAAGCAGCTCGCGGTGACCACCGTGCACGCCGTGGCCGACGGGCGGGGAGCCGGTCCGGCCCCCGTGGTGCTGCCCTGGGGCAGGCGCAAGGTCCTCTTGCTCAACGCCACGTTCGAACCCCTCACCGCGCTGCCGCTGCGGCGCGCGGTGGTGCTCGTGGTGTGCGGCAAGGCCGAGGTGGTGCACGGCGACCCGGCGGGCGCCGTCGTCCACTCCTCGACGTCCGCGGTGGTCGTGCCGTCGGTGATCCGGCTGGCGAACTACGTGCGGGTGCCCTACCGCGGTCGGGTGCCGCTCACCCGGGCCGGGTTGATGCACCGCGACCGGTACCGCTGCGCGTACTGCGGCGGGCGCGCCGAGACCATCGACCACGTGGTGCCGCGCAGTCGCGGCGGACCCCACTCGTGGACCAACTGCGTCGCCTGCTGCGCGAAGTGCAACCACCGCAAGGCCGACAAGCTCCTCTCGGAGCTGGGCTGGCGCTTGCGCGTGGTGCCGAACGCGCCCCGCGGGCCGCACTGGCGGCTGCTGGCCGGCGTCACCGAGGCCGACCCGCTGTGGCTGCCGTACCTGGGCGAGCCCGCGGCTTAG